The genomic window TGGTATTAACAGTTTTCATATAACAGTAATTCACAGTGTAAAGATTTTTGCATGTTTAACAGTAGTAAACACTGGTAAATAACTCCCTTCAGATAAACTAAAGGAATATAAAATGACATTCGTTGTTTAATGGTTATTCAAAGATATCCATTAGGGTCttaatacaaaagaaacaagacCTTAATTAATGACAATGTGTCACAGATGTACCAGGCACCATATATTGGTTCTGAAGTTTCGTTACTTGAATCACATATATAAGATCATATGCACAACAGTGCTACAGGAAAATATTTCATTAGAAAGGTTTAAAGtctaaaaaagagaaacaatacATTTCAACCAGGTTTCATAGAAATACACAGTACAGTAAAAAGGTACAGGGCGgtttattaaaagaaaatctcaCTTCCACATAAAAATCAAAAGGTAGAAACCCTCTTTAGCggcaacaacataaaaaaaacaactatagTCCATGTCGCATAACATGGTGCTGTAGATCAGAGCTGTTCATGAGGTTACGTCCACAGAACTCACAGGTAAACTGCTTATCCTCGGTGTTCACAGGGCAGTGGTCTTCATTACCCCCATCCGCAACTTCAGGTGCacctgaagaaaaaagaaggagggtTCAGAAACATTGATGAGTAAGTAatattctaaaaatgttgtttttaaggcaTGTTATGATTTAAGAAGGCCAGTATCCACTCTGAGCTGAGACACGCATGTAATATGTGTTCAAAAGGGATAAGAAGCAGTCATGGAATGGTACCCTGGCTGTGGATGAACGCAAAAAGGAAATGTGCCGACATTGCTGCTTCTGTTTGGAGTTTATGCTAAGCTGAGAAGATTGTTACTTAACCTATACATTTAACAAACATAAGCCTTACCTTTGAGCTTGTGTGGTTTCTCTATCCCATCACTTTCTTCATGTCCCTGGTCCATGCATCCATCCTCGTTATCTTCATTGATCGTTTTGACTTCTTTGTTATGAGTTTGCTCATGATGATCGCTCTGATCTTCCTCATTCCAACAACCTGTAGGGTCCATTTCTCGCTTGAGATATTCTTTCTCAAGTATAGGCATTTCCCCATAAGGGCATAGGTTTTTCAGTGAGACACTTGAGCGCTCCTTGTGGCTGCCTTTGAGCTGTGCACAGTTTGGCTTATGAGTCAGCCCATCTTTGTCTAAATGAACCTTGATGTTATTTTCTggatttttcttttcctctataTTAGCCACATTTTTCTTGTCGGCCAAGGTAATACTGCTCTCTCCATCCAACCTCTCCTCAATACTCTGCTCTATCTCAGCTTCTTCTTCCTGATCTACCTTTTTGTGAATCTCAGAAAGTGCATTTTCAGCTATTTCACCAATGGAGCTCCCATCTTCTGTTTCCATTTTTCCTTTAGAGATCATCATTAAGTCGCTGCTGAGGGCTACTTTCTcatttgtctgtctttctttctgtccacTGTTGCAGTCCTCAAATTCCATACTTTCACTAATACTTTGGTCTGCAGGGTCAGTCACTGCATGCTCTTGTTGGTCCTTCTTATGCTTCTCTTGGACCAAGGTGTTAAGTTTTGCATTCTCATTTTGAAGGTCTAATAACAAATTCTCAGGTCCTTCTTCAGTCCTGTTTGCGCCGTCCTCAAGCTTTATGATGATGGCATTCGCTGCAGGATGTTTTGCTTGAGTCTCCTCTGGAACTTCATCAGAGTCTGTGACCATCTCCTCTGTCTTTACAATCCCGTGGCTCTCACTGTTGAGGAGCTCCGAGTCAGACAAAGGCTCCTGTTCATAATCTGGCGTCCGAACAACCCTTGCCTCCAGCTGATCCAGGCTGACCTGACCAACAAGCTCATGATTCCTCACAACCTGcaaatatgaaaaagaaaaaacattcaaaaaaatGATTAAACCTCATATAGCTcatttccactgcaggaaaCTTAAGTATATTGCCAGGAACATTTTAAGAGCCAGCGTTTTAACTGGAGGAACCAAGGTATTACATTTGTAAGGAACACTTCAGTGGAAAGAGCTACAGAGTCATTCCTTCACTGCCTGTAAATCCCCGAGGGTGTAGTGAATAATTCCTACTTTTTCATGTCCATTTCTACATCAGCTactgaaaacatgaaacaaagaagCAGTCTACATGTCCGTTTACTTTTCGAATTCCAGGACCATCAAAGTGTTCAACTTATCTTTCCTTTGGACGGAAAGGTATTCCAGGGTTTGGCTACAAATCCTCACCTGATGCTTATCACTCAGGTGCGCCTCCAAGTCACTCAGCTGAGTGCAGTCAAAGAAGCACAGTCGGCACTTATAGGGTTTGATGTCATCATGTTTCATCATGTGCAGATGCAGGTTTTCATGGCTGCCGCACGTGTAAGTGCAGTTGTGACAGCGGAAGACAATGCCTTGGAGGTAACGCGACAGCTTCGGGCGACGCACTTCGATCGGCACCAAACGTTCCTCTGAGAACCAAAGAAACAGGAGGAGTGAGTATACGACATAGCCGAGTATAAAAGGGTGAAATTAAAGATACATGTTAAGCATCTATCCTACCTCGATGCAGGACGATGTGATCGATCatgctgtttttgttcttgGTTTGGTAAAGGCAGAAAGGGCAGCAGAGGTCTTTCTGATGGGTAGGTTCTGACTGGCAGGTCGAGTGACCCATCTCCATGTGCATTTCCAGAGTTTTCCTGATAAAGCCAGGGAACAAACGTGAGTCTTACACATGTATGGGCAAAATGTTAGCAACACAAATACTTGTGAACATTTCCCTTAAGTCTGCTCTAAATTCTAATTGGATTTACTTTGGGTTTAATGTTTGTTCAAAGATTATTGCAGTTATTtactaaaaatataataataggCATAAAAACAAGGAAAGCATATTCATGTTTTATCACAGAGGAACATACTCAAAGTGAATGAAGCTCACCTTAAGCCAGTGAAAAAGCTGCAGTCCTTGCACTTGAGGATCTTCTTCCCATGGCGATTAAGGTAGTGTCGTCGTATACTTGACAGGTGCTCGGTGTTGAAGTTGCAGAGATCGCAGTAGAGCACACTGCTTTCAAGCATCATGCTTTCTTTCCCAGTTGCTTGAGATGAAGCTCCAGCCTGTGCCATCATGTTATACTGGTTCAACTGCCGCTGCACATCTGGGGGCTCCGAGTACTGTGATCCTGTAAAAACAGGATACAAAACTGAGTGTTAAAAATGCACGAGGAGAGCTGTATGCATTATGATCCAGAAAAAATGAGAATAGTTATGACTTGCTTTTGTTCATTTGAGATTTTTCATCAAGTTCAGGAAAACTGCTCCATTCTTCTGATGAATTATGGGGCTCTGTGTCGCTCTCAGCACCCTCCTCATCTTGGTCTTCATTCTCATTGGGATCCGTCAAAACATCTGAGCATTTGGAATACACATGTGGGGAATACATACATCCAGTGAAAGGCTGATAAAGATGTGCAATGTTACATCACAAGCTCTGTGTAATGTGTGTATTAAAGTTGATTATGGTATGTTGGTGTGGCATGTATGGTCACCATGTCTTAATCTGATCACAATGATTAGTATCACAGCCGAGGGATTGTCTGGCTATCAGTTTCTTCATGTAGACATGTGACCATATTTGATTCCATTTAAATGCTaccatttaatttaaaagaggataaaaacCCCCCaccttatttttcttattattttgtatttatttgtaataaaatgttattttttcataaaacaagatTTGGTCTTCTAAAAGTCTTTCTTGGTCTTAGCCAGGGGGAGATTGTCTTAAAATCAGGGTTGCTTTATATTCAAGCCTACACATATGCATGTAAGTATCAACCTTGTAAACAAATACATCAGTAGACTATATCACTACCATTGGAATTATAATTTAGGTGATCgcacaatatatacaggttactcaccatgatgatttttcataaAATGTCTTCTCCACAGGACCATGACGTTGGTCCGGTAAGAGCAGAAACTACAGACGAAAGGCTTCGTGGTCCCCGGTTTGTAAACGATGTATCTGTTTATTCTGTTGaagtaaaaacaattaaattaattCAGTTAGATATACCTATAGAGACACAGAGTACAAGGACATCATATTTATGTaatgcatttacattttttacctCCAACATAACACTATATTTTTGCACAGAGTACTAATAACAGTGTAATAACAACTGTGTGCTTGTATACAGCAGCTTTGTATAGctgtttgaatattttcaaaagaaGCAAACACCTTTACTGCAGCTTGTACTGCTAAGGCCAGTGAAGGAGAACTGTCTGGTGATTTAGAGGGTAAGAAAtatgaccaaaacaaaagatcaaGGTTTCTTCTTACTTGTTCTTTGAGACTGTTGTAGGCAGAGTATGTTTCTTGATGGCTGCCAGTGCTTCATGGCTGCGCTCGTGCGAACGCAAACCTTTCAGTGACATGAATGTGCGGCCGCACTGTTTGCAAGTCGGTATTTCATCTATCAAATCTTCCTCTGGTTGCTCTAGATCTGTCGGCTTTGTAGGTGACGAATGAGGGCTTGTTGGCGGAGACGAGGTCTCTACTGGTGCCACGTTCCACTTGGACAGGTCTTCCACAGTTTCCAGCATGGGCAGATCCCCttgcttaaaaaaaaggaacaaaaacagattgTAAACATGCAAAGGATGAAGAGTTTATTTACCACATTGCAATAGTTAACTTACCTCTGTGGGTTCGTCCTCTGGTGTCATCATGATATCAGATGTCATGGTCTTTGCATCCTCTGCATCTCTGGTCTTCTGGCtcgtcttcctccactctctgtggCGGTCCAGATGAtaacacatctttttaattCCGTTCAGCTGTTTGTTGCAGTGGGAGCATTTGTAGAGCCCTGTGGTCCTCTTTGATCCTCTTGATAAGATAATGAAGTCCAGAATTTGATCTGAATTATGCACAGTTCTGTAATGGTCAAGGAGCAGCTCAGATGATCCAAACATTGAGTTTGGACACATCTTACATTTGACAGCAGCAATTTCCTCCAATTGAGCTTCCATCAGGATAGAATCCTTCCTGAGTTTGCGCTTGTTATACTTCTGCAGGAGCTTAAAGGTAGTCAGCACATCAATTTTGTGATATTTTCTGTAGTGACTTTGTAAATATCTTCGAAAGCAGGCTGTATAGGGACAAATGTGGCACTTGTACAGTCCGGCCATGTTCTTTGCTATTGTTGTGTTTGATTGATTCATCCCAGGAGTTTCTATCTGGTGAGTGAGGTCAGTTTCTGCGATGCTCCCTGCTGAAGTTTCACTTTTCAAAGCGAAAGCCTCAAGTACTGATTGCTGGAATTCGTAATCTGGTTGGCTTTTCGTGGTTTTGATTTTGACTATAAGTTTAGAAGCTGTCGCCTCACTCTGACCATGGTTCCTCTCGAGGTGGATTTTCAGTTTCTTCATTGTTGCAAGAACTTGTGTACACTTTTTACACCTGAACCCCCTCGCGTTAAAATTTCTTCCCTTTGAACAACCAATCATGCTGGTGGTAAGAACTTCCTCTGCCTTGAGTTCATCTGCCCTGGCAGTGAAGTCTGGGTGCCTCATTTGGCAGTGCGTGAGGATCCCATGGAAGCTAGCATTCACATAGGGACAGTACGGACACAAAAAGACCAATACTTTGTTTTCCCCTGCCGTGGTGTTAGATACACTCCCTTCCGCACTATTTCCTTGCTGCTGGGCTAACAGGATGTCCTGAGAATTTGGCCAGGGCTTCTTTTCAACCTGCTTGTTCAGTGGTAAAAAGTATTTTGTAACGCTCTCTTTTCCGTGTTTTGTAGCGTAATGGCTTCCAAGACGTTTCTTTCTAAAATAGGTGTTGGGACACAGGGCACACTTGTAGGGAGGTTCAACATCCTTTGCTACAGATGTATCACTGTGATGAAGTAACACATGTCGATCAAGCCCAATCTTCGTGGTGC from Notolabrus celidotus isolate fNotCel1 chromosome 9, fNotCel1.pri, whole genome shotgun sequence includes these protein-coding regions:
- the LOC117818654 gene encoding zinc finger protein 462-like isoform X1 gives rise to the protein MQKDASKALKEHYKEKHPTHTVGNPLMYFRYLASKHQEGNESQLNECEKVPSPERTREISPEREVEKPSSPQHPTSSGADVTLYHCNNCEFSHKSVVVMHVHYQKSHPEEAVSIDTIKQMARVKTLTRSQTAFDKSSNSVMEKSLPTESNMESQKPSKDKKAKKRIKLILRTPRPNPEVFSSHSESPTAVTEESSENRSKRKRFPTNQSKEMYSDMASLSSSSPKTLFNCRVCSYSSTNITSVVGHHNTKHYGHEPTDAEEIASYSVEVQRKKLRIHVSPSTKPSDSGAFKQVDDCSVNEHLHQKGTAGGASMMNSNPYTCPENLFYCQKCNFGNPTVKGVLNHQSKAHKNLKVERECILKHTALICDQIEKSKSSDSTVHLPLPIINDDKQELLFCHFCNYRSNAVDGVLKHYCNRHPHFRTKSEQIRLYSSMLLEKIAKAHLTPANQGVKHAPLRGKEDKKKNSKEHCKVSEPSAIASQTQRALKCHRCPYKTQHVYLLKRHVWQIHRANRTVTEVLRMCYKQGVIEAGYHCEMCVFSHKTADAVYDHYIENHPKRPSLEYVITRLYVGPDSIKGKRKKPQVMQTDILSDVDVTDDSLPSQSSGNNDTKVYSCKACSFKSDSVMNMTNHYRAVHPWSVKEDGSVLDVIHSRKPGTSRQFEDQSDMQVPVEAYQEPLEFDDSVDSSDGVTKSSKKLKCQYCSGRFQSPRHLRIHIRLEHHEDGIEKSNELEEEQTHTQTRVHVFKCPHCTYVNTNYHGILTHCQMRHPDLESRADSLHMDGDHLNNMEDCLKKRGQGLRLSGYMCETCPLIYATLEKLNKHCKKNHNETVADTVPAMLKPPPNSSSVLKKTHVKIRTNHGFMSKASLLRRKKYKVIKCLHCAYKSTTKIGLDRHVLLHHSDTSVAKDVEPPYKCALCPNTYFRKKRLGSHYATKHGKESVTKYFLPLNKQVEKKPWPNSQDILLAQQQGNSAEGSVSNTTAGENKVLVFLCPYCPYVNASFHGILTHCQMRHPDFTARADELKAEEVLTTSMIGCSKGRNFNARGFRCKKCTQVLATMKKLKIHLERNHGQSEATASKLIVKIKTTKSQPDYEFQQSVLEAFALKSETSAGSIAETDLTHQIETPGMNQSNTTIAKNMAGLYKCHICPYTACFRRYLQSHYRKYHKIDVLTTFKLLQKYNKRKLRKDSILMEAQLEEIAAVKCKMCPNSMFGSSELLLDHYRTVHNSDQILDFIILSRGSKRTTGLYKCSHCNKQLNGIKKMCYHLDRHREWRKTSQKTRDAEDAKTMTSDIMMTPEDEPTEQGDLPMLETVEDLSKWNVAPVETSSPPTSPHSSPTKPTDLEQPEEDLIDEIPTCKQCGRTFMSLKGLRSHERSHEALAAIKKHTLPTTVSKNKINRYIVYKPGTTKPFVCSFCSYRTNVMVLWRRHFMKNHHDVLTDPNENEDQDEEGAESDTEPHNSSEEWSSFPELDEKSQMNKRSQYSEPPDVQRQLNQYNMMAQAGASSQATGKESMMLESSVLYCDLCNFNTEHLSSIRRHYLNRHGKKILKCKDCSFFTGLRKTLEMHMEMGHSTCQSEPTHQKDLCCPFCLYQTKNKNSMIDHIVLHREERLVPIEVRRPKLSRYLQGIVFRCHNCTYTCGSHENLHLHMMKHDDIKPYKCRLCFFDCTQLSDLEAHLSDKHQVVRNHELVGQVSLDQLEARVVRTPDYEQEPLSDSELLNSESHGIVKTEEMVTDSDEVPEETQAKHPAANAIIIKLEDGANRTEEGPENLLLDLQNENAKLNTLVQEKHKKDQQEHAVTDPADQSISESMEFEDCNSGQKERQTNEKVALSSDLMMISKGKMETEDGSSIGEIAENALSEIHKKVDQEEEAEIEQSIEERLDGESSITLADKKNVANIEEKKNPENNIKVHLDKDGLTHKPNCAQLKGSHKERSSVSLKNLCPYGEMPILEKEYLKREMDPTGCWNEEDQSDHHEQTHNKEVKTINEDNEDGCMDQGHEESDGIEKPHKLKGAPEVADGGNEDHCPVNTEDKQFTCEFCGRNLMNSSDLQHHVMRHGL